One Candidatus Eremiobacterota bacterium genomic window, CCCCTGGCCCGCCCGCCACAGGAATACAGGACCTGCGGGCAGCATTCGGGAGTCGGGGAATCTCTGGTATTTCTGATAAAAAGATTCTTTCTCCAGGGCTCCCCTTCCTGCGGTATTGAAGAGAGGCCCATCCCATGCTATAATGGTAGGGGCCGGCAAGATACGGGGCTCAATTTACGGGAAAAGAGGATATCCCTGGTGAACAGCAGATTCTTGAAGCATCTCCCCATTTTTTTTCTCATCATCGCAGTTATGGCGCCAATGATATTCACCATACTCACCCATCACTCAGGGGCTGCCCTCCTGAGGCACCCGGGAAGCGACAGGGGAACGGCCCCGCAGCAGGCAGGAAAATCCGTCATTACGAAAAGCCTGCCTGACAAAGAGCCCCTCCCCGCCGCGGGAGAAAAGCTCGCTGAAAAGATCTTTCTATTCATTGCCCTTATAGCCGTTCCTACCCTGATGATCGTCTGGTCCCTTTTCATCCTCCTCAGAAGAAGCAGGATGAAGCCGCAGGCCTCGCAGCCTTCAAAGAAAGTGCTTCTCAAATGCCCTTCCTGCGCGGCGGGGGTGAGCTGCCATGCACGGTTCTGTGAGCATTGCGGCATCCCCCTCTGCCATGTGAAAGATGCAGGCCCGGCCCTTCCCCGGTGCCATGTGTGCGGCATGGTCATAGGGACAGATTCCCATTCCTGCAGCAACTGCGGGACCCGCCGGGCCGACAGGGAGCGCGGCATCACCCAGGCCTCCCTTTCCCTGTGTCCCCTCTGCAGGATGCCTCTCAAGCCCATCTCGCGGCTCTGCGCCAGGTGCGGCATATCCCTGCAGTAGCCCCGGCGTGAGAGACCTCATAGGCGCTTCTCAGCGCCTTCCCCTTTTCCTGTGGTGGGGAGCGAAGCTGTAGACCATTTTCCCGTTGCTCTGGCAGCGTGTGGAGAACTTGACAAGGCGCTTGAGCTCCTTTTCCTTTGCGGGGCTGTCCCCCTCAAGAAGCAGGGCCTCGGAGTCACGCTCTCTCCGGCCCACCCTGCCGATGAGCTGCTCCTTCTCCGAGGGAGAGAAAGAGTGGCTGTCAGTGATGACGATAAAATCAGCCAGGGGTATGTCGATGCCGGAGCCTATGAGATTGGTGGAAACCAGAATCGAGGGGCACGAGTTTCTGAATTCATTCATCATGGGGATCCGGTGAAGCTTGGTCTTGATTGCTCCACGCTTCAGACGGGCTCTCCGCTGATGCTCCTGAGAATCGGCCATGTCGCCGTGGAGGGAAAAGACCGGCACGGAATATTGGCGCTTCAGATATTCTGCGATCACTGAGACTTCCCTTTTCAGCCGGGTGACGATGTATATCCTGCTTCCGCGCTCAATATGCTCACGGAGCCTGTCGCTTGCCCGGATAAGCTGCAGCACAGGGCTGCTGTTTCCCACGTCCTCGGTTTCCACGACAGTAGGCGTGGTGTCAAAAGGCTTTTCCTCCATCTCGACCAGGTTCTCCCATGCACCGTCAGACTTGAGAAATGACGCCACCGCTTCAGGTGTGGCGCTCATGTAAAGTATAAGGCCCCGGTATTTCTTCAAATGGCGCAGATGATCATACTCGTTGAAAGCGTTCACATCATCGACGACCAGGAGGCTTGCCGAGTCGAGAAGATGGCTGTAACGGGGGCTGTCTATCACCATTGCGCTGGTAATGATAAAGGCCGCCTTGCCATCGAGGCCTTCCCTGAGGGC contains:
- a CDS encoding helicase-related protein, with product MIREIWKRIEKNCQKVAEEGALIREGEEFRLTDDQQEALAALNAGIKQGKRRLILKAPTGSGKTEVMMRLGVMQHIATSRPVIIIAPTRDLCRQHSEYLMTRLSGTPLENISLITGGIEPRKRDKALREGLDGKAAFIITSAMVIDSPRYSHLLDSASLLVVDDVNAFNEYDHLRHLKKYRGLILYMSATPEAVASFLKSDGAWENLVEMEEKPFDTTPTVVETEDVGNSSPVLQLIRASDRLREHIERGSRIYIVTRLKREVSVIAEYLKRQYSVPVFSLHGDMADSQEHQRRARLKRGAIKTKLHRIPMMNEFRNSCPSILVSTNLIGSGIDIPLADFIVITDSHSFSPSEKEQLIGRVGRRERDSEALLLEGDSPAKEKELKRLVKFSTRCQSNGKMVYSFAPHHRKRGRR